In one window of Calypte anna isolate BGI_N300 chromosome 1, bCalAnn1_v1.p, whole genome shotgun sequence DNA:
- the LOC115598008 gene encoding LOW QUALITY PROTEIN: urotensin-2 receptor-like (The sequence of the model RefSeq protein was modified relative to this genomic sequence to represent the inferred CDS: inserted 2 bases in 2 codons; deleted 3 bases in 2 codons): protein MSGDLSPVSTSPGEDAKGSSFSEESSVLGEDSPDTGPLGAALLLVYLIGIVGNIYTVVVASGRVVSCSAGSWGIYVINLALADLLYLSTIPFVVCTNFADGWFFGGVGSQLLLSLDLLTMRASIFLPTAMSLERYWAVFRPVVAYWAYFLPFWAWQLAGLYXGIGPATHTYLNFSVXCLAHGNSSINPFLYTLLAGNYHRRPSCSRMRAAWILAPSFPQEAVGGLGGGHGVTVAFEELSGSVENRKG, encoded by the exons ATGTCTGGTGATCTTTCCCCTGTCAGCACAAGCCCTGGAGAGGATGCCAAGGGTAGCAGCTTCTCGGAGGAAAGTAGTGTCCTAGGAGAGGACAGCCCAGACACGGGGCCGCTGGGTGCAGCGCTGCTGCTCGTGTATCTCATTGGGATAGTGGGCAACATCTACACAGTGGTGGTGGCCTCTGGAAGGGTGGTGAGCTGCTCAGCAGGCTCCTGGGGGATCTATGTCATTAACCTTGCCCTGGCTGACCTCCTGTACCTGTCCACCATCCCCTTCGTGGTCTGCACCAACTTTGCTGACGGCTGGTTCTTCGGGGGTGTGGGCTCCCAGCTTTTGCTCAGCCTGGACCTCCTCACCATGCGTGCCAGCATCTTCCTCCCGACTGCCATGAGCCTGGAGAGATACTGGGCGGTGTTCAGGCCA GTGGTGGCCTACTGGGCCTACTTCCTCCCTTTCTGGGCCTGGCAGCTGGCTGGGCTGT CAGGCATTGGTCCTGCCACCCACACCTACCTCAACTTCAGTG ACTGCCTGGCCCATGGCAACAGTTCCATCAACCCTTTTCTCTACACCCTGCTTGCTGGCAATTACCACCGGcgccccagctgcagcaggatgagggCAGCATGGATTCTGGCACCCTCT TTCccccaggaggctgtgggggGCCTAGGAGGAGGCCATGGTGTGACCGTGGCTTTTGAGGAATTGTCAGGATCTGTGGAGAACAGGAAGGGGTAA
- the LGALS1 gene encoding galectin-1 produces MSCGPVCTNLGLKPGQRLIVKGKISPSAKSFVLNLGKDASQVALHFNPRFDAHGDVNTIVCNSKKVEEWGAEHRETVFPFQKGGTAEITFVVNQNDLTVHLPGHQFTFPNRLGLSVFDYLETQGDFTLQSISWE; encoded by the exons ATGTCTTGC GGACCGGTGTGCACCAACTTGGGTCTCAAACCTGGCCAGCGCCTCATTGTCAAGGGGAAAATTTCACCAAGTGCCAAGAG ctttgtgCTGAATCTGGGGAAGGATGCTTCCCAAGTTGCACTTCACTTCAACCCCCGTTTTGATGCTCATGGTGATGTGAACACCATCGTTTGTAACTCAAAGAAGGTGGAAGAGTGGGGCGCAGAGCACAGGGAGACTGTCTTCCCTTTCCAGAAGGGGGGCACAGCAGAG ATCACTTTTGTCGTCAACCAAAATGATCTGACAGTCCACCTGCCAGGCCACCAGTTCACGTTCCCTAACCGGCTTGGTCTCTCTGTCTTTGACTACTTGGAAACACAAGGGGACTTCACACTCCAGTCCATCAGCTGGGAATAA
- the PDXP gene encoding pyridoxal phosphate phosphatase: MASCRRLSGAALREVLGPAQGLLFDCDGVLWAGERAVPGAPELLERLRRSGKAALFVSNNSRRSVAELERRFSRLGFRGVRAEQVFSSALCSALFLRQRLLGGGGNGSGDGAGRVFVLGGEGLRGEVRDAGLSLAGEGEAALGPAEPVRAVLVGYDDQFTFAKLSQACGYLRDPQCLLVATDPDPWHPLSDGQRTPGTGSLTAAVETASGRKALVVGKPNTYMFDCIVERFGVDPSRTLMVGDRLETDILFGKNCGLSTILTLTGVSRLEEAEAYMASDSAAAKDLVPNYYVDSIADLIPGLDE, translated from the exons atGGCGAGCTGCCGGCGGCTGAGCGGCGCGGCGCTGCGGGAGGTGCTGGGCCCGGCGCAGGGCTTGCTCTTCGACTGCGACGGCGTCCTGTGGGCCGGCGAACGCGCCGTCCCCGGAGCCCCCGAGCTGCTGGAGCGGCTGCGGCGCAGCGGCAAGGCCGCCCTCTTCGTCAGCAACAACAGCCGCCGCTCGGTGGCCGAGCTGGAGCGGCGCTTCAGCCGCTTGGGTTTCCGCGGCGTCCGCGCCGAGCAGGTCTTCAGCTCCGCGCTCTGCTCCGCGCTTTTCCTCCGCCAGCGCCTCCTGGGCGGCGGGGGGAACGGGAGCGGGGACGGAGCCGGCCGCGTCTTCGTGTTGGGCGGCGAGGGGCTGCGCGGCGAGGTCCGCGACGCCGGGCTGAGCTTGGCCGGCGAAGGTGAAGCGGCCCTCGGCCCTGCCGAGCCGGTGCGGGCCGTCCTGGTGGGCTACGACGACCAGTTCACCTTCGCCAAGCTGTCGCAGGCCTGCGGCTACCTGCGCGACCCGCAGTGCCTCCTGGTGGCCACCGACCCCGACCCCTGGCACCCGCTCAGCGACGGCCAGCGAACCCCCG GGACTGGCAGCCTCACAGCTGCGGTGGAAACAGCTTCGGGCCGCAAGGCGCTGGTGGTGGGCAAGCCCAACACCTACATGTTTGATTGCATCGTGGAGCGTTTCGGCGTTGACCCATCCCGCACCCTGATGGTGGGAGATCGTCTGGAGACAGACATCCTCTTTGGCAAGAACTGCGGCCTCTCCACCATCCTCACCCTGACGGGTGTCTCTCGCCTGGAAGAAGCAGAGGCCTACATGGCCAGCGACAGCGCCGCTGCCAAGGATCTGGTGCCCAATTACTATGTGGACAGCATTGCAGACTTGATACCGGGCCTGGATGAGTAG